A region from the Schistocerca serialis cubense isolate TAMUIC-IGC-003099 chromosome 1, iqSchSeri2.2, whole genome shotgun sequence genome encodes:
- the LOC126457119 gene encoding cuticle protein 76-like: MAFKLAVFAAVLAVARAGYLGAPAIAYGAAPAYAAYGAHAVAPAAITSQHSNILRSYGNLGQVSTYSKTVDTPYSSVSKSDIRVTNNAVYAAPAAYAAAPVAYAAPAAYAAPAYGYARAAYAPALGYARAAYAAPAVAAHGLLGVAYSAAPAVAHLTYSGLHAAYTY, from the coding sequence CTCGCAGTCTTCGCCGCCGTCCTGGCCGTGGCCCGCGCCGGCTACCTGGGCGCCCCCGCAATTGCCTACGGCGCCGCCCCCGCCTACGCCGCCTACGGCGCCCACGCCGTCGCCCCCGCGGCCATCACCTCCCAGCACTCCAACATCCTGAGGAGCTACGGCAACCTGGGACAGGTGTCCACCTACTCCAAGACCGTCGACACGCCCTACTCCAGCGTCAGCAAGTCTGACATCCGCGTCACCAACAACGCCGtgtacgccgcccccgccgcctacgccgccgcccccgtggcctacgccgcccccgcagcctacgccgcccccgcatACGGCTACGCCCGCGCCGCCTACGCCCCCGCCCTGGGCTACGCCCGcgccgcctacgccgcccccgccgtcgcaGCCCACGGCCTGCTGGGAGTGGCCTACTCTGCCGCCCCTGCCGTCGCCCATCTGACCTACAGCGGCCTGCACGCTGCCTACACTTATTGA